One window of the Candidatus Baltobacteraceae bacterium genome contains the following:
- a CDS encoding sugar phosphate nucleotidyltransferase — MKGVILAGGLGTRLRPLTKVTNKHLLPIYDKPMIYYPIETLCRAGIKDIMIVTGGNSAGDFLRLLGNGREFGLKDIYYTYQEGEGGIADALKLCEHFAEGQRIAVILGDNIIQDDIGPYVRKFEEQNSGARILLKEVEDPERFGCPELEGDRIVRIEEKPEKPKSRYAVTGIYMYDRRVFDFCNRLKPSARGELEITDVNNAYIKEGDLYYDVLDGWWTDAGQFESLFRAAQLVASQRSGITV, encoded by the coding sequence ATGAAAGGCGTCATTCTCGCCGGAGGATTGGGGACGCGACTGCGTCCACTCACCAAGGTTACGAACAAGCATTTGTTGCCCATCTACGACAAGCCGATGATCTACTACCCGATCGAAACGCTATGCCGCGCGGGTATCAAGGACATCATGATCGTGACGGGCGGTAACTCGGCCGGCGATTTTCTGCGGCTGCTCGGCAACGGCCGCGAGTTCGGTCTGAAGGACATCTACTATACCTACCAGGAGGGCGAGGGCGGCATCGCCGACGCACTCAAACTTTGCGAGCACTTCGCGGAGGGCCAGCGCATCGCGGTGATCCTCGGCGATAACATCATCCAAGACGACATCGGGCCTTACGTGCGCAAGTTCGAAGAGCAGAATTCGGGCGCGCGAATTCTCCTCAAAGAGGTCGAGGACCCGGAGCGATTCGGTTGTCCGGAACTGGAAGGCGATCGTATCGTGCGCATCGAGGAGAAGCCGGAGAAACCCAAGAGCCGCTACGCCGTGACGGGCATCTACATGTACGACCGGCGCGTCTTCGATTTTTGCAACCGGCTCAAACCCTCGGCGCGCGGCGAGCTCGAGATCACCGACGTCAACAACGCCTACATCAAAGAGGGCGATCTCTACTACGACGTTCTCGACGGTTGGTGGACCGACGCCGGCCAATTCGAAAGTCTCTTTCGCGCGGCGCAGCTCGTCGCGAGTCAGCGCAGCGGAATCACCGTGTAG
- the rfbF gene encoding glucose-1-phosphate cytidylyltransferase yields MKAVILAGGLGTRLSEETTLRPKPMIEIGGKPVLWHVMKTYSHWGINDFIVCCGYKGYMIKEYFHNYALHMSDVTIDLRADSLTVHRSDVEPWSITLVDTGEGTQTGGRLKRVARYLEGEDLFCFTYGDGLSDVNVPDAIAFHRNSRTLATLTAVQPPGRFGQLEMSEARITSFREKPPGDGAWINGGYFVLNPGVFEYIRGDMTAWEREPMERLAAEGNLSAWVHRGFWHPMDTMRDKILLEDLWESGGAPWKVWP; encoded by the coding sequence ATGAAAGCCGTAATACTCGCCGGCGGACTCGGCACGCGCCTCAGCGAGGAAACGACACTGCGCCCCAAGCCGATGATCGAAATCGGCGGAAAGCCCGTCCTTTGGCACGTCATGAAGACCTATTCGCATTGGGGCATCAACGATTTCATCGTGTGCTGCGGCTACAAGGGCTACATGATCAAGGAGTATTTCCACAATTACGCTCTTCACATGTCCGACGTGACCATCGACCTGCGGGCCGATTCACTCACCGTTCATCGCAGCGACGTCGAGCCGTGGTCGATTACGCTCGTCGATACCGGCGAGGGAACGCAGACCGGCGGCCGCCTCAAGCGCGTCGCGCGGTACCTCGAGGGCGAAGATCTCTTCTGCTTTACGTACGGTGACGGCTTGAGCGACGTGAACGTGCCCGATGCGATCGCATTCCATCGCAACAGCCGCACGCTCGCGACCCTCACGGCCGTGCAGCCGCCCGGACGCTTCGGCCAACTCGAGATGTCCGAAGCGCGGATCACGTCCTTCCGGGAAAAACCGCCCGGCGACGGCGCATGGATCAACGGCGGCTATTTCGTGTTGAATCCGGGGGTCTTCGAGTATATTCGAGGCGATATGACGGCGTGGGAACGCGAACCGATGGAACGTCTGGCGGCAGAGGGCAATCTTTCGGCTTGGGTCCACCGCGGGTTTTGGCATCCGATGGACACGATGCGCGACAAGATCCTGTTGGAAGACCTTTGGGAATCGGGCGGCGCTCCCTGGAAGGTCTGGCCCTAA
- a CDS encoding NeuD/PglB/VioB family sugar acetyltransferase, whose product MNIVLWGATGQALVMGELYGRLGIPIAAVFDNDPAIISPFPGVPIYHGGDGFARWLSLRDPSVEYRALVAIGGERGEDRIAIGEGFEREGLALATALHPAAFVATDAQVGKGSAILAMAAVCARARIGPACIINTAAGVDHECVLDAGVHIAPGATLAGCVEVGRAAFIGSNATVLPRIRIGAHAIVGAGSVVTKDVPDGALVMGNPARVVERA is encoded by the coding sequence ATGAACATCGTACTGTGGGGAGCCACCGGACAGGCGCTGGTCATGGGCGAGCTCTACGGACGGCTCGGCATCCCGATCGCAGCGGTTTTCGACAACGACCCGGCGATCATCTCACCGTTTCCCGGCGTGCCGATCTATCACGGCGGCGACGGTTTTGCGCGCTGGCTATCGCTGCGCGATCCTTCCGTGGAGTATCGCGCGCTGGTCGCGATCGGCGGCGAGCGCGGAGAGGATCGAATCGCGATCGGCGAGGGATTCGAGCGCGAAGGACTCGCCCTTGCCACGGCGTTGCATCCGGCGGCTTTCGTCGCGACGGATGCGCAGGTCGGGAAGGGTAGTGCGATCTTGGCGATGGCGGCGGTGTGCGCACGAGCGCGAATCGGTCCGGCCTGCATCATCAATACGGCGGCCGGCGTCGACCATGAGTGCGTCCTGGATGCAGGCGTCCACATCGCGCCGGGGGCGACGCTGGCGGGTTGCGTCGAAGTCGGGCGCGCGGCCTTCATCGGCAGCAATGCGACCGTGCTTCCCCGCATTCGGATCGGTGCTCACGCGATCGTGGGCGCGGGCAGCGTCGTCACCAAGGACGTTCCCGACGGAGCGCTGGTGATGGGCAATCCCGCGCGCGTGGTGGAGCGAGCTTAG
- a CDS encoding DegT/DnrJ/EryC1/StrS family aminotransferase: MQTLDRAGATLEHIPVFVPRIGVDTLKHLTDAFDVGWLGMGATTKEFEERIAAYLGLEGRYVVATNTGTSALHIALLAAGAGPGDEVIVPSFNYVADHQAIRYTGAEVVMCDIRDDDLGIDCAKARSLITKRTKAILPLHFAGIPCDRAGVYDLAREFGLRVVEDACHGFGSTIDGKKIGSYGDIACFSFDPVKIITSIDGGCVVVNSEDELRKLHHLRILGVDKDTTERYRNARAWEYDVVDQGFRYHLTNIMASVGISQIKQIDDFIASRREICERYSTAFAELRGARVLRRDYGDVSPFIYSLRVLGGRRAELIAHLKERNIAAGIHFMPVHQHTYFASCRRGDMTVTEKAAAEVVTLPLHSHMKEASIQRVIDAVTSFFA; this comes from the coding sequence GTGCAGACGCTCGACCGCGCAGGTGCCACGCTGGAACACATTCCGGTCTTCGTTCCCCGAATCGGAGTCGACACGCTCAAGCATCTTACCGACGCCTTCGACGTCGGCTGGCTCGGCATGGGCGCGACCACCAAGGAATTCGAAGAGCGCATCGCCGCCTATCTCGGGCTCGAGGGCCGCTACGTGGTCGCCACCAATACCGGGACGTCGGCTTTGCATATCGCCCTCCTCGCGGCGGGCGCCGGTCCGGGCGACGAGGTCATCGTCCCTTCATTCAACTACGTCGCGGATCATCAAGCTATTCGTTACACCGGCGCCGAGGTCGTGATGTGCGATATTCGCGACGACGATCTCGGCATCGATTGCGCGAAGGCTCGATCGCTCATCACGAAACGGACCAAGGCGATTCTGCCGTTGCACTTCGCAGGCATCCCCTGCGACCGAGCCGGCGTCTACGACCTCGCGCGCGAGTTCGGCTTGCGGGTGGTCGAGGACGCCTGTCACGGATTCGGCAGCACCATCGACGGCAAGAAGATCGGAAGTTACGGAGATATCGCGTGCTTCAGTTTCGATCCCGTCAAGATCATCACGTCGATCGACGGCGGCTGTGTCGTGGTCAATTCTGAGGATGAACTCCGCAAGCTCCATCACCTGCGCATCCTCGGAGTCGATAAGGACACGACCGAACGTTACCGCAACGCGCGAGCGTGGGAATACGACGTCGTCGATCAAGGTTTCCGCTACCATCTGACCAACATCATGGCCAGCGTCGGAATCTCGCAGATCAAACAGATCGACGACTTCATCGCCTCGCGCCGAGAAATCTGCGAGCGGTACAGCACCGCCTTCGCCGAGTTGCGCGGCGCGCGGGTCCTTCGCCGCGACTACGGCGACGTGAGTCCCTTCATCTATAGCTTGCGGGTTCTCGGCGGGCGCCGCGCCGAGCTCATCGCTCATCTCAAGGAGCGCAATATCGCCGCAGGGATCCACTTCATGCCGGTCCATCAACACACGTATTTCGCATCCTGCCGCCGCGGCGACATGACGGTTACCGAGAAGGCCGCCGCCGAGGTCGTGACGCTTCCGCTTCACTCGCATATGAAAGAAGCCTCGATTCAACGCGTGATCGACGCGGTGACGAGCTTCTTCGCCTAG
- a CDS encoding dTDP-4-dehydrorhamnose 3,5-epimerase family protein — protein MTFRETGIAGVTVVEGDQSSDSRGRFVRTFDEAEFELAGLVAKYAQHSIAFNEKAGTVRGLHYQRSPYLETKIIRCVAGAVFDVAVDLRRGSPTFGRWFGLTLTAQSGSALYIPAGCAHGYQTLEDGTAALYMISEPYLADAAGGIHHADPELAITWPLPVSRLSERDKNLPRLAAAMI, from the coding sequence GTGACCTTTCGCGAAACCGGGATCGCCGGGGTCACGGTCGTCGAAGGCGATCAATCGAGCGATTCGCGCGGGCGTTTTGTTCGAACGTTCGACGAAGCGGAGTTCGAGCTGGCGGGACTCGTGGCGAAGTACGCGCAGCACAGTATCGCCTTCAACGAAAAGGCCGGCACCGTTCGCGGTCTGCACTATCAGCGATCGCCATATCTGGAGACCAAGATCATTCGCTGCGTTGCCGGCGCGGTATTCGACGTCGCCGTGGACCTGCGCCGTGGAAGTCCGACCTTTGGCCGCTGGTTCGGCCTGACCTTGACCGCGCAAAGCGGATCGGCACTCTACATTCCGGCGGGGTGCGCGCACGGCTACCAAACGCTCGAAGACGGAACGGCTGCCCTGTATATGATCTCGGAACCGTACCTCGCCGACGCCGCGGGCGGAATTCATCATGCGGATCCTGAGCTGGCAATCACGTGGCCCTTGCCGGTTAGCCGCCTTTCAGAACGTGATAAAAACCTGCCGCGGCTTGCCGCCGCGATGATCTAG
- a CDS encoding class I SAM-dependent methyltransferase: MSVCRNCSAPLRITFVDLGTSPLSNSYVSREREREMEPFFPLHAYVCERCFLVQLEAFETPENIFSEYAYFSSYSESWLEHSRRYAESATRRLALGRGALVCEAASNDGYLLQFFREAGIDVLGIEPARNVASVALEKGIRTESIFLGRESGSTLRERYGESNLVIANNVIAHVPDVHDFVGGLKEMLAPGGVLTIEFPHLVELIEQVQFDTIYHEHFSYYSLYAMERVLERNALRVWDVETIPTHGGSLRVWAVRFEDPRVEEPRVAALRAREAAFGVTDLGRYRSFSADVARRKRELLRFLIEAVEEGKSVVGYGAPAKGNTLLNYCGVRADMLAYTVDRNPEKQGKLLPGSRIPVYAPEHYRETRPDYVLILPWNIRDEIIAQTSFIREWGGRHVIAIPEISVR; the protein is encoded by the coding sequence ATGTCAGTCTGTCGCAATTGTTCGGCGCCGCTGCGCATAACGTTCGTCGATCTCGGCACGTCGCCATTGTCGAACTCCTATGTATCGCGCGAACGCGAGCGTGAAATGGAGCCGTTCTTTCCCCTGCACGCGTACGTATGCGAGCGCTGTTTTCTGGTTCAGCTCGAGGCCTTTGAGACGCCGGAAAATATCTTCAGCGAATATGCGTACTTCTCGTCCTACTCCGAATCGTGGCTCGAGCACTCGCGGCGCTATGCTGAGAGCGCGACGCGCCGTCTCGCACTCGGGCGCGGCGCGTTGGTCTGCGAAGCCGCGAGCAACGACGGATATCTGTTGCAGTTTTTCCGGGAAGCCGGAATCGACGTGCTGGGTATCGAGCCGGCACGCAACGTCGCGAGCGTCGCCCTCGAGAAGGGGATCCGAACCGAGAGCATCTTTCTCGGGCGCGAGAGCGGGTCCACCCTGCGCGAGCGCTACGGCGAATCGAACTTGGTCATCGCCAATAACGTTATCGCGCACGTTCCCGACGTGCACGACTTCGTGGGCGGCCTGAAAGAGATGCTCGCGCCCGGCGGCGTACTGACGATCGAGTTTCCGCATCTCGTTGAACTGATCGAGCAGGTTCAATTCGATACGATCTATCACGAGCACTTTTCCTACTATTCACTTTATGCGATGGAACGCGTGCTCGAGCGCAATGCATTGCGTGTGTGGGACGTGGAAACGATTCCCACGCACGGAGGCTCGTTGCGCGTATGGGCGGTCCGGTTCGAGGACCCAAGAGTGGAGGAACCGCGCGTGGCAGCGCTTCGCGCGCGTGAAGCGGCTTTCGGTGTCACCGATCTCGGCCGCTATCGCTCCTTTTCGGCCGACGTCGCGAGGAGAAAGCGCGAACTGTTGCGTTTCTTGATCGAGGCGGTAGAGGAGGGGAAGAGCGTGGTCGGCTATGGAGCTCCGGCAAAGGGCAACACGCTGCTGAACTACTGCGGCGTCCGGGCGGACATGCTCGCTTACACGGTCGACCGCAATCCGGAAAAGCAGGGCAAGCTCCTGCCGGGCTCGCGGATACCGGTCTACGCGCCGGAGCACTATCGTGAAACCCGTCCCGACTACGTGCTCATCCTGCCGTGGAATATTCGGGACGAGATCATCGCGCAGACGAGTTTCATCCGTGAATGGGGCGGACGGCACGTGATCGCGATTCCGGAGATCAGCGTCCGGTGA
- a CDS encoding glycosyltransferase, which yields MNAPFSGVSIVITSYNYGRFLARTIASACAQQAEDLEIVVVDNASTDDSWTIVEGYAARDARLRAYRNPENIGMIGNHVRGLELATKDRVLFLSADDYLLPGHVARLVAAHGAYPDIDYFYTSYVHVDENDRFLRHLGHVGHLRGSYTGGRNEFADLLTHDCYMCTPTTLFDRRELLARGGFDPDIICGDYDTYLRLAAAGASFGFIDTVGAAIRIHAQEVSGRERFLATGKQFLEQLLLLERYLTEENLPKIAGREQGVANLLLAKANNLRTYPDVASQILPAAQPRVDLIFATLSRNRDKYLAAPLTKNAGISVVFEAAGDPLSVLATLEALSEQRYTDWNLVIAADGAIDFAPLFEDRARTLRSRLVVHRAPPNRATSLNDALSLASDEIIVYAEPGVRWPSDHLERIAAGFASAKIDALVVRAHLIAIRGDDVVTRIDDFAGSSVANRTAAVGEGIPLAAFAHRRSVIDRFGRFDERLQHLADFDFITRVFGSVNVRIDDESTVTIARPFDRPSPPLQDPRGYVAALQAIYNARPVQPETAARRRTHLQRIVSELNAIGAGSSPRDPIKFAEIARGLV from the coding sequence ATGAACGCCCCGTTCTCCGGCGTCAGCATCGTCATCACGTCGTATAACTACGGCCGGTTTCTCGCCCGAACGATCGCCAGCGCGTGCGCCCAGCAGGCCGAAGATCTCGAGATCGTCGTGGTCGACAATGCGTCGACCGATGATTCGTGGACGATCGTCGAGGGATATGCTGCGCGCGACGCGCGGCTTCGGGCCTACCGCAATCCCGAAAACATCGGAATGATCGGCAACCACGTGCGCGGGCTGGAGCTCGCAACGAAGGACCGCGTTCTTTTCCTCTCCGCCGACGATTATCTGCTCCCCGGTCACGTGGCGCGCCTCGTTGCCGCTCACGGCGCGTATCCGGACATCGATTACTTCTATACGTCGTATGTCCACGTCGATGAGAACGATCGTTTCTTGCGCCACCTCGGACACGTCGGCCACTTGCGCGGATCGTACACGGGCGGGAGAAACGAATTTGCCGATCTGCTCACCCACGACTGTTACATGTGCACGCCGACGACGCTCTTCGACCGTCGGGAGCTACTCGCACGCGGCGGCTTCGATCCAGACATCATCTGCGGTGATTACGATACCTATCTCCGGCTGGCCGCGGCCGGCGCGAGTTTCGGATTCATCGATACCGTCGGTGCGGCCATTCGCATTCACGCGCAAGAGGTAAGCGGTCGGGAACGATTTCTCGCGACGGGGAAGCAGTTCTTGGAACAACTCCTCTTGCTCGAGCGCTACCTCACCGAGGAGAATCTCCCGAAGATCGCGGGCCGCGAACAGGGAGTTGCCAACCTACTGCTGGCAAAGGCGAACAATCTTCGTACGTATCCCGACGTAGCGTCCCAGATACTCCCGGCTGCACAACCGCGGGTCGACCTCATATTTGCGACGCTCAGCCGAAACCGCGATAAGTATCTTGCGGCCCCGCTGACGAAGAATGCCGGAATCAGCGTCGTTTTCGAGGCCGCCGGAGACCCCTTATCCGTGCTCGCGACACTGGAGGCCTTGAGCGAGCAACGCTACACCGACTGGAACCTCGTGATCGCAGCGGACGGGGCAATCGACTTCGCTCCGCTGTTCGAAGATCGCGCTCGAACGTTACGAAGTCGACTCGTCGTTCATCGGGCGCCGCCGAACCGGGCGACCTCACTGAACGACGCGCTCAGCCTGGCGAGCGATGAGATCATCGTTTATGCCGAACCGGGCGTTCGATGGCCGTCCGATCATCTCGAACGCATCGCGGCGGGTTTTGCCTCCGCAAAGATCGATGCCCTGGTCGTACGCGCTCACTTGATAGCTATTCGCGGCGATGACGTCGTGACGCGGATCGACGATTTCGCGGGTAGTTCCGTCGCCAACAGAACCGCCGCGGTGGGCGAGGGAATCCCGCTAGCCGCGTTCGCCCACCGGCGCTCCGTCATCGATCGATTCGGGCGCTTCGACGAGCGATTGCAGCACCTTGCGGATTTCGATTTCATCACGCGCGTCTTCGGCAGTGTCAACGTCAGAATCGACGACGAATCCACGGTGACGATCGCACGCCCGTTCGATCGTCCCTCGCCTCCGCTCCAGGACCCGAGGGGCTACGTCGCCGCTTTGCAAGCGATCTACAACGCGCGACCGGTACAGCCCGAAACGGCAGCGAGACGGCGAACGCATCTGCAGCGCATCGTGAGCGAACTCAACGCTATCGGCGCCGGCAGTTCGCCCCGCGATCCGATCAAATTCGCCGAGATTGCGCGGGGTCTCGTCTAG
- a CDS encoding FkbM family methyltransferase, whose amino-acid sequence MLVPDLIYDIGLHVGNDTAYYMSEGYRVIAVEANPMLVEQCKKRFARELQNGLLRILPIGIGPAEGMMPFYVNPRNTEWSAFDKEVAWRDGQDGPVVDVPVMRLTELFKHYGVPYFLKSDIETGDRFVLDALETLDRKDLPIYMSIEAHKLEYLARLNVMGYTAFKVVDQKAHGMHACSGPFGEKAPGRWVAFDVAAYEWLHSIMGHRERHTWLTNDPKTWHDFHVKRTW is encoded by the coding sequence ATGCTGGTTCCGGATCTGATCTACGATATCGGGTTGCACGTCGGCAACGACACGGCGTATTACATGAGCGAAGGTTATCGTGTGATCGCGGTCGAGGCCAACCCAATGCTGGTCGAACAGTGCAAGAAGCGATTTGCACGCGAGTTGCAAAACGGTTTGCTGCGCATCTTGCCGATCGGGATCGGCCCGGCGGAGGGCATGATGCCGTTTTACGTGAATCCGCGCAATACGGAATGGAGTGCGTTCGATAAAGAAGTTGCGTGGCGGGACGGCCAGGATGGGCCCGTGGTTGACGTTCCGGTGATGCGATTGACGGAACTCTTCAAGCATTACGGTGTGCCGTATTTCCTGAAATCTGATATTGAGACCGGGGACCGCTTCGTGCTCGACGCTCTCGAGACGCTCGATCGCAAAGATTTGCCGATCTACATGTCGATCGAAGCGCACAAGCTCGAATACCTCGCGCGTCTGAACGTGATGGGGTACACTGCCTTCAAAGTCGTGGATCAGAAGGCACACGGCATGCACGCGTGCTCGGGTCCGTTTGGCGAAAAAGCGCCGGGCAGATGGGTAGCGTTCGACGTCGCGGCGTATGAGTGGCTGCATTCGATCATGGGGCACCGCGAGCGTCACACGTGGTTGACGAACGATCCGAAGACATGGCACGACTTCCACGTCAAACGGACCTGGTAA
- the rfbG gene encoding CDP-glucose 4,6-dehydratase produces MASDWQGVRVAITGHTGFKGAWLAYMLQRLGAEVWGYALVSATTPNLYDALRLDTVVHSYIGDVRDEIRLAAFFDEARPQVVFHFAAQSLVRAGYDAPAETFDVNVGGTIACLERCLQRETGIVVAATSDKCYRNDGTMARPFVETDPLGGGDPYSASKSAAEIAIESYRTSFFRPRGLQLASVRAGNVIGGGDWSEDRLFTDLARAAFEGRRLRIRYPRAIRPWQHVIDALRGYLAVASAARRGERVDEAWNLGPPGSGETTVEEVVQAFARATGKRLDVERVDSGSKPEASVLQLDARKARERLGWETSLTVSRSVELTAEWYRAFYDGENARELTSAQIDSVAWSSTSP; encoded by the coding sequence ATGGCTTCCGATTGGCAGGGCGTGCGTGTTGCAATCACCGGCCACACGGGCTTCAAAGGCGCGTGGCTTGCTTACATGCTGCAACGATTAGGAGCGGAGGTCTGGGGTTATGCGCTCGTTTCGGCCACCACACCGAATCTTTACGATGCGCTTCGCCTCGATACCGTCGTGCATTCATATATCGGCGACGTTCGCGACGAAATTCGTCTCGCCGCATTCTTTGATGAGGCGCGGCCGCAGGTCGTCTTTCACTTTGCCGCGCAGTCGCTCGTGCGCGCCGGGTATGACGCGCCGGCGGAGACATTTGATGTCAACGTTGGCGGCACGATCGCGTGTCTCGAACGTTGCTTGCAGCGCGAGACGGGGATCGTGGTCGCCGCGACGAGCGATAAATGCTACCGCAACGACGGCACGATGGCGCGCCCGTTCGTCGAAACCGATCCGCTTGGCGGCGGGGATCCGTACAGCGCGAGCAAGAGCGCAGCTGAGATCGCGATCGAAAGCTATCGCACGAGCTTCTTTCGTCCGCGCGGATTGCAACTCGCCTCGGTGCGCGCGGGCAACGTGATCGGGGGCGGCGATTGGTCGGAGGATCGCCTCTTTACCGATCTCGCGCGCGCAGCCTTTGAAGGAAGGCGGCTGCGCATCCGCTATCCCCGTGCGATCCGGCCGTGGCAGCATGTGATCGATGCACTGCGCGGCTACCTTGCCGTCGCAAGCGCGGCGCGAAGGGGCGAACGTGTCGATGAAGCGTGGAACCTCGGCCCCCCCGGTTCAGGCGAAACGACCGTGGAGGAAGTCGTGCAAGCGTTTGCGCGCGCGACCGGGAAACGCCTGGACGTCGAGCGAGTAGATTCCGGGTCCAAGCCCGAAGCATCGGTGCTGCAGCTCGACGCACGGAAGGCGCGCGAGCGGCTCGGATGGGAGACGTCGCTGACGGTCAGTCGTTCAGTGGAGCTGACAGCCGAGTGGTATCGCGCCTTTTACGATGGCGAGAATGCGCGCGAACTGACGTCGGCACAAATCGACTCGGTTGCGTGGAGTTCGACTTCACCCTAG
- a CDS encoding glycosyltransferase codes for MRISSSPAAAIHFDRERWPEEATALESLSVPDLLCVGLDLAQPARGLGEIVNARRRGTLVAALIVHRDPLEILLLQILGLVRATADPDTRALQLAALRDRRLNLQGKSPEEMASPAIELVNAAKFALRLADFVLVATPADRFRLERLTGTTLRRWTLLPDAEPLAQPTRDRDVTVYAPSVKRAELAGVEMALELRGVGAQLITAENARDAIRGATVVLPELWRGRRACALAAAGYRVAVPEECGAELLYHGIATYNIRDPHTIGDALDILAAMSSPAPKLRVEPAHVASIALAERPPALDGPLLSLVIRTADRPEFLRRALASVAQQGYRNIEIVLVNNGSQEVLELAQAAGGGFPIAYVRPPAPVKLAAALNLGMQAATGTYIGYLDDDDIFYPDHCARSVALLEQTGADLSYSKCVGEYSRVDENGVKHVLGMQVYTDWPYRLDDLYSSNLTTIHSVVHRRELFDRFGFTDESLAVTEDWELWLRMASGGARFVHLDRPTCEYSWRDDKRNPNTSTERRAEFALAYETILERYHSHVANRTGTILPRQQGNLAHIRSHAQAVAADPAAGLRLNMQDVMMHAAPVEGLVE; via the coding sequence GTGAGGATCTCGTCCTCGCCGGCTGCGGCGATTCATTTCGATCGCGAGCGCTGGCCCGAAGAAGCAACTGCACTCGAATCCCTGAGCGTGCCCGATTTGCTATGTGTCGGGCTCGATCTCGCGCAGCCGGCCCGGGGACTCGGTGAAATCGTCAACGCTCGGCGTCGCGGAACGCTCGTAGCCGCGCTCATCGTGCATCGCGATCCGCTCGAGATATTGCTGCTGCAGATTCTCGGACTCGTGCGCGCAACCGCCGATCCCGACACTCGCGCGCTGCAACTCGCAGCTCTGCGCGACCGCCGCCTCAACCTTCAGGGTAAGTCGCCCGAGGAAATGGCTTCTCCGGCCATCGAGCTCGTCAACGCAGCGAAATTCGCACTGCGTCTCGCCGATTTCGTCCTCGTCGCCACGCCGGCCGATCGATTCCGGCTCGAGCGCCTAACCGGGACCACGCTTCGGCGCTGGACGCTGCTGCCCGATGCCGAGCCGCTCGCGCAGCCTACCCGCGACCGCGACGTGACCGTCTATGCTCCTTCGGTGAAGCGGGCCGAACTGGCCGGCGTCGAGATGGCGCTCGAACTGCGCGGCGTTGGCGCACAATTGATCACGGCCGAGAACGCGCGCGACGCGATCCGCGGAGCAACGGTCGTATTGCCGGAACTCTGGCGCGGCCGTCGAGCCTGCGCATTGGCGGCAGCCGGCTATCGCGTCGCGGTGCCGGAAGAATGCGGCGCGGAGCTGCTCTATCACGGGATTGCGACGTACAACATTCGCGATCCGCATACGATCGGTGACGCGCTCGACATCCTTGCAGCGATGAGCTCACCGGCTCCGAAGCTGCGCGTCGAACCCGCTCACGTCGCATCGATCGCACTCGCGGAACGACCGCCTGCCCTCGACGGACCGCTTCTCTCTTTGGTGATCCGAACGGCCGACCGCCCCGAGTTCTTGCGTCGCGCCCTCGCGAGCGTCGCCCAACAAGGCTATCGCAACATCGAAATCGTGCTCGTCAACAACGGTTCACAGGAGGTTCTCGAACTCGCGCAAGCCGCCGGCGGCGGTTTCCCAATCGCGTACGTCCGGCCGCCGGCGCCCGTAAAGCTCGCCGCCGCACTCAATCTCGGCATGCAGGCCGCTACCGGCACCTACATCGGTTATCTCGATGACGACGATATCTTCTACCCGGATCATTGCGCCCGCTCGGTCGCGTTGCTCGAGCAAACCGGCGCCGACCTCTCGTATTCGAAATGCGTCGGCGAATATTCCAGGGTCGACGAAAATGGAGTCAAGCACGTCCTAGGCATGCAGGTCTACACCGACTGGCCGTACCGCCTGGACGACCTCTACTCTTCGAATCTCACGACGATCCATAGCGTGGTTCATCGCCGTGAACTCTTCGACCGCTTCGGATTTACCGACGAGTCGCTGGCGGTGACCGAAGATTGGGAGCTGTGGCTGCGAATGGCATCGGGCGGCGCGCGTTTCGTTCATCTCGATCGACCGACCTGCGAGTACTCCTGGCGCGACGATAAACGCAATCCCAATACGTCTACCGAGCGCCGCGCCGAGTTCGCGCTCGCATACGAGACGATCTTGGAGCGCTACCACAGCCATGTTGCCAACCGCACCGGTACGATTCTGCCGCGCCAACAGGGGAATCTGGCGCATATCCGATCGCACGCGCAGGCCGTTGCCGCGGACCCGGCGGCCGGTTTGCGTTTGAATATGCAGGACGTGATGATGCACGCCGCACCGGTCGAAGGTCTGGTGGAATAG